From one Esox lucius isolate fEsoLuc1 chromosome 11, fEsoLuc1.pri, whole genome shotgun sequence genomic stretch:
- the LOC105013038 gene encoding ethanolamine-phosphate cytidylyltransferase isoform X1, protein MLKNGHHQLNTAGKDAGTKLGATACSPEKRRRTIRVWCDGCYDMVHYGHSNQLRQAKAMGDYLIVGVHTDGEISKHKGPPVFTQAERYKMVRAIKWVDEIVEGAPYVTTLETLDKYNCDFCVHGDDITLTVDGKDTYEEVKKSGRYRECKRTQGVSTTDLVGRMLLMTKAHHSNIGHSDYQQHTDNFGKGLQGPKGHSPWTGVSQFLQTSQKIIQFASGQEPQPGDTIIYVAGAFDLFHIGHVDFLEAVSKLSDKPYVIVGLHFDQEVNRYKGKNYPIMNVHERTLSVLACRYVSEVVIGAPYAVTRDLLEHFKVDLVCHGKTEVHPDKDGSDPYTEPRRRGILHTVDSMNSLTTDDIVQRIIKNRLLFEARNQNKEAKEIAVIQAIKRREEEKAKERSKAVL, encoded by the exons CTATGACATGGTCCATTATGGTCACTCTAACCAGCTGCGGCAGGCCAAGGCCATGGGAGATTACCTCATCGTTGGAGTGCACACAGATG GTGAGATCTCGAAGCACAAGGGTCCCCCGGTCTTCACACAGGCTGAGCGATACAAGATGGTGCGAGCCATCAAGTGGGTGGATGAGATAGTGGAGGGAGCGCCCTACGTCACCACACTGGAGACGCTGGACAAATACAACTGTGACTTCTGTGTGCACGGAG ATGACATCACACTGACAGTGGATGGAAAGGACACATACGAAGAGGTGAAGAAGTCGGGAAGATACAG GGAGTGCAAGCGAACCCAAGGAGTTTCTACCACAGACCTGGTGGGTCGCATGCTCCTAATGACCAAAGCCCACCACAGCAACATA GGCCATTCTGACTATCAACAGCACACAGATAACTTTGGAAAG GGGTTGCAGGGTCCGAAGGGCCACAGTCCGTGGACGGGGGTGTCCCAGTTCCTCCAGACCTCCCAGAAGATCATCCAGTTTGCCTCAGGACAGGAGCCTCAGCCTGGGGACACCATCATCTATGTGGCCGGGGCCTTCGACCTCTTCC ATATCGGCCATGTGGACTTCCTAGAGGCGGTTTCCAAGCTCTCAGACAAGCCATATGTCATAGTGGGGTTGCACTTTGACCAA GAGGTCAATCGATACAAAGGGAAGAATTATCCCATCATGAACGTCCACGAGAGAACACTAAGTGTGCTGGCCTGTCGA TACGTCTCCGAGGTGGTGATTGGTGCGCCTTATGCAGTCACAAGAGACTTACTGGAACACTTCAAG GTGGACCTTGTCTGTCATGGGAAAACTGAGGTGCATCCTGACAAAGACGGCTCTGACCCCTACACT GAGCCTAGGAGGAGAGGAATTCTGCACACTGTGGACAGTATGAACAGCCTCACTACTGATGACATTGTCCAGAGGATAATCAAAAACAG GCTGCTGTTTGAGGCCCGGAACCAGAACAAAGAAGCTAAAGAGATCGCTGTGATACAGGCCATTAAGCGACGAGAGGAAGAGAAGGCCAAGGAAAGATCCAAGGCTGTACTCTAG
- the LOC105013038 gene encoding ethanolamine-phosphate cytidylyltransferase isoform X2, translating into MLKNGHHQLNTAGKDAGTKLGATACSPEKRRRTIRVWCDGCYDMVHYGHSNQLRQAKAMGDYLIVGVHTDGEISKHKGPPVFTQAERYKMVRAIKWVDEIVEGAPYVTTLETLDKYNCDFCVHGDDITLTVDGKDTYEEVKKSGRYRECKRTQGVSTTDLVGRMLLMTKAHHSNIGHSDYQQHTDNFGKGPKGHSPWTGVSQFLQTSQKIIQFASGQEPQPGDTIIYVAGAFDLFHIGHVDFLEAVSKLSDKPYVIVGLHFDQEVNRYKGKNYPIMNVHERTLSVLACRYVSEVVIGAPYAVTRDLLEHFKVDLVCHGKTEVHPDKDGSDPYTEPRRRGILHTVDSMNSLTTDDIVQRIIKNRLLFEARNQNKEAKEIAVIQAIKRREEEKAKERSKAVL; encoded by the exons CTATGACATGGTCCATTATGGTCACTCTAACCAGCTGCGGCAGGCCAAGGCCATGGGAGATTACCTCATCGTTGGAGTGCACACAGATG GTGAGATCTCGAAGCACAAGGGTCCCCCGGTCTTCACACAGGCTGAGCGATACAAGATGGTGCGAGCCATCAAGTGGGTGGATGAGATAGTGGAGGGAGCGCCCTACGTCACCACACTGGAGACGCTGGACAAATACAACTGTGACTTCTGTGTGCACGGAG ATGACATCACACTGACAGTGGATGGAAAGGACACATACGAAGAGGTGAAGAAGTCGGGAAGATACAG GGAGTGCAAGCGAACCCAAGGAGTTTCTACCACAGACCTGGTGGGTCGCATGCTCCTAATGACCAAAGCCCACCACAGCAACATA GGCCATTCTGACTATCAACAGCACACAGATAACTTTGGAAAG GGTCCGAAGGGCCACAGTCCGTGGACGGGGGTGTCCCAGTTCCTCCAGACCTCCCAGAAGATCATCCAGTTTGCCTCAGGACAGGAGCCTCAGCCTGGGGACACCATCATCTATGTGGCCGGGGCCTTCGACCTCTTCC ATATCGGCCATGTGGACTTCCTAGAGGCGGTTTCCAAGCTCTCAGACAAGCCATATGTCATAGTGGGGTTGCACTTTGACCAA GAGGTCAATCGATACAAAGGGAAGAATTATCCCATCATGAACGTCCACGAGAGAACACTAAGTGTGCTGGCCTGTCGA TACGTCTCCGAGGTGGTGATTGGTGCGCCTTATGCAGTCACAAGAGACTTACTGGAACACTTCAAG GTGGACCTTGTCTGTCATGGGAAAACTGAGGTGCATCCTGACAAAGACGGCTCTGACCCCTACACT GAGCCTAGGAGGAGAGGAATTCTGCACACTGTGGACAGTATGAACAGCCTCACTACTGATGACATTGTCCAGAGGATAATCAAAAACAG GCTGCTGTTTGAGGCCCGGAACCAGAACAAAGAAGCTAAAGAGATCGCTGTGATACAGGCCATTAAGCGACGAGAGGAAGAGAAGGCCAAGGAAAGATCCAAGGCTGTACTCTAG